TATAGAAAACCGAGGTTATCTACCACAACAATCTATCCTTATAGGGGATTCAATAAATGATTATGACGCGGCTAAGGATAATGGTCTTCATTTTAAGGGATACAATAGTTCTAAGGTAGAAGTATTGACAGATTATGATTTCAGTTTTCATGATTCCTAGACAGCAACTTTATAAGCTGATTATGGTGAGATGGTACTGGCTCAAAATTCAGTACAAAAAACTCATGGAGTCAAATCAAGAAATCAATTTTAGAAGACTGGAAGATCTTAAACAAGCCATCGGCGGGAAAAAGAATATTGTTGTTATGTGCAGTGGTCCTACTGCAAATAGAATGCAGCCGTCTCAAGATGATTTTTATTTGGTGACCAATGATTCTTACAAGCTAGTTCAGAATCAAGATTTTCTATACTATGTACATGATGGCTTTTTTATAAGACGTTTTTTTGCAAATCAACCCTTTTGCGATAATCATGACAAGTCAATTTTTCTTTATCGATCCCTGAATAAGCCCCATTTGGGAAACTTTAAACATTTTTTGAAAAGAAAAAGACACTTGAGTAACCAAAATTTTGTAATCTCAGATTTTGAAGACAATGTTGCTCATGCAAATGATAATTATGATGACTTTCATAACTTTTTTGAGAAACATCAGATACACACAAAAATTCAAAACTCTGGAATATTCCTGTTGTTGCTGGGATTTTATATAGCTTATCATAATGATCTGAACTTGAAAATATACGGTTTGGACCTTGGTCTAGGAGGTAAGGTTCATTTTGAAAAGGGAGGATTTATAGGAGTTTCTATTACCCATGACAGGGTTAAGGTGAATACTAAGCTTCAACTGGATAGGATGTACCAGATATTGGGTAATAGAATTGAGAATCACTCTAATTTTAATTCAAACGTTGAATAGAATTTCTGACCTAGTTTGAGTCAGAATCCTTATTGTCAAAGTGATTTAGTGTTTCGCTTTCGCGAAAGCGGGCCAGAATTTCTACTAATCCCTATGACTTTTAATGACTGATCCAGAAACTTGAAAAATGTATTTAAATCAGTAAAAGCCCATCAAGGCTCTACGTTATTATTATTTTTGCGTCTTGTCAAATTTTGGTTGATACCTCGAGAATTAAGATCAAACCTATAGATGCTTTTTAGATTCCTGAAATATTTACAGCCTACCTCATATTTCATGCTCAAACGTGAGAACGGTAAAAGCATTTTCCCGCGCATTGAAGCTGTTGATAGAGCATCTGCTCTTAAAGTTCCAGAAGATTCTAGGTATACAAGCGCTCTGGCCCGTGAATATGATCGATCCTGGCGCTTGATCTTAAAGGGATATACTATAGAATCAGATAGTTATGAGCACATAGAGAAACTCCCAGTGGTAGACGAGTACCGTTTTCTGAGAAAAAATTTTAATTCAGCATGGATTTGGTATGTGCTATGTCTACGGATTTTTAGTTTTAAGAATCCGTTTCGTGAGATTTCCGCTTTCGCGAAAGCGAGATCCGTAAAAAGAGTGAATGAACACAAGGAACCTATTGAATACCCAGGCTATTCTGAATTTTTGGGTCCACTGATCAAACAAAGACCTCTAGTTTCCATCATTATCCCGACTCTCAATAGGTATCCTTACTTGAAGGATGTGCTGGAAGATCTTGAAAAACAAGATTATACTAATTTTGAGGTGATCGTTGTAGATCAATCTGAGCCATTTAAAAAAGAGTTTTACGACCAGTTTGATCTCGACATACTTTTAATTCACCAAGAGGAAAAAGCTCTGTGGTTAGCTCGTAATACGGCCATTATCAAAAGCAGGGGAGAATATATTTTAATGTTTGATGATGACTCTCGGGTTGATCCAGCCTGGATAAGCCAGCATCTCAAGACTCTTGATTTTTTTGATGCTGCTATATCGTCTGGAGTCTCTATTTCCACACAGGGAGCAAAGGTGCCAGATAGTTACGCCCACTTTTGTTTAAGCCAGCAACTTGATACTGGAAACGCCATGATCAAGAAATCTGTTTTTAAATCCATAGGTTTATATGACCGCCAGTTTGAGAAGCAACGCATGGGCGATGGTGAATTTGGACTGCGAGCCTATCTCGCTGATTTCAAGAATATTTCTAACCCATTTGCCAAAAGATTGCATCTCAAAGTAGGATCAGGAGGGCTGCGACAGATGGGCAGCTGGGATGGGTTTAGACCTAAAAAATGGTTAGACCCTAGACCTATACCTAGCGTAGTCTATCTATTTAGAAAATATCATGGAAATTCAGCATCA
This genomic interval from Nonlabens spongiae contains the following:
- a CDS encoding glycosyltransferase family 2 protein, encoding MLFRFLKYLQPTSYFMLKRENGKSIFPRIEAVDRASALKVPEDSRYTSALAREYDRSWRLILKGYTIESDSYEHIEKLPVVDEYRFLRKNFNSAWIWYVLCLRIFSFKNPFREISAFAKARSVKRVNEHKEPIEYPGYSEFLGPLIKQRPLVSIIIPTLNRYPYLKDVLEDLEKQDYTNFEVIVVDQSEPFKKEFYDQFDLDILLIHQEEKALWLARNTAIIKSRGEYILMFDDDSRVDPAWISQHLKTLDFFDAAISSGVSISTQGAKVPDSYAHFCLSQQLDTGNAMIKKSVFKSIGLYDRQFEKQRMGDGEFGLRAYLADFKNISNPFAKRLHLKVGSGGLRQMGSWDGFRPKKWLDPRPIPSVVYLFRKYHGNSASRWALLKTVPGSIIPYRYKSSSKMMFIGGIISIILLPIVFLQVMKSWKLASKKLAEGELIEKL